The following coding sequences lie in one Aspergillus luchuensis IFO 4308 DNA, chromosome 8, nearly complete sequence genomic window:
- a CDS encoding RNA methyltransferase (COG:L;~EggNog:ENOG410PGU9;~InterPro:IPR029028,IPR003750,IPR029026;~PFAM:PF02598;~antiSMASH:Cluster_8.12) → MRRPNYKRCKTTHEDSPSSHYNGTTNSLFTEKPSAVFHPKGGRSHTLSVAIPGSIIANAHSVEQKTLLAGVIARALAVFCVDEVVVFDDDENSAYCDFHEHYYHDNSPSAKTRNQMDSGASSPKAYTANSDPSHFLTHILSYLETPPYLRKHLFPIHPNLRTAGLLPSLDMPHHLRANEWCDFREGIVVSSPGRYSARNRHSTSKITQRSNDHQFHHHSSSTDNGPATIVDTGLSQKIVLPNIHLPEHARVTVRFPQHESPYAEPVHSSTPRVEAGYYWGYYVRRCRSLSSVFTECPYDGGYDLSFGTSERGMSISTVLEEKPQQAHDRYEQDHPPDREQHLPDFQHILVVFGGIAGIEAAVRNDPQLRDMAIRPSDADKLFDYWVNFLPGQGSRTIRTEEAVWMGLTSLHGLFDGTHRLKRAYRYPHDG, encoded by the exons ATGCGCCGTCCCAACTATAAG AGATGCAAGACTACCCACGAAGATAGTCCTTCGTCGCACTACAATGGCACAACCAATTCCCTATTCACCGAAAAGCCCTCAGCCGTCTTCCACCCCAAGGGTGGCCGATCGCATACTCTCAGCGTTGCCATTCCGGGCAGCATCATAGCCAA TGCTCATTCTGTCGAGCAAAAGACTCTCCTAGCCGGAGTAATCGCACGCGCCCTCGCCGTCTTCTGCGTCGACGAAGTCGTGGTctttgacgatgatgaaaataGTGCATACTGTGACTTTCATGAGCATTATTATCACGATAACTCACCCAGTGCCAAAACTAGAAACCAAATGGACAGCGGTGCATCCTCTCCCAAAGCCTATACCGCGAATTCGGACCCTTCACACTTCCTGACTCACATTCTGTCGTACCTCGAGACTCCACCGTACTTGCGCAAACACctctttcccatccatcccaatctTCGCACAGCTGGTTTGCTACCCAGCTTGGATATGCCCCATCACTTGCGTGCCAATGAGTGGTGCGATTTCCGTGAAGGCATTGTTGTTTCCAGTCCTGGCCGATATTCAGCGCGAAATAGACATTCGACCAGCAAGATCACTCAGAGGAGCAATGATCATCAGTTCCACCATCATAGCAGCTCTACTGACAATGGCCCTGCCACAATTGTGGACACGGGTCTCTCACAAAAAATAGTTCTTCCAAACATCCACCTTCCAGAACATGCCCGAGTAACAGTCCGATTTCCCCAGCATGAATCCCCGTATGCAGAACCCGTACACTCATCCACTCCTCGTGTTGAGGCGGGATATTACTGGGGCTACTATGTGCGACGATGTCGGTCTCTCTCCTCTGTTTTTACGGAGTGTCCCTATGACGGTGGCTATGACCTATCCTTCGGCACATCCGAGCGTGGTATGTCTATCTCCACAGTGCTAGAAGAGAAGCCCCAACAAGCACACGATCGCTACGAGCAAGACCACCCTCCTGATCGCGAACAGCACCTTCCAGACTTCCAGCACATTCTCGTCGTCTTTGGTGGTATTGCTGGGATCGAGGCAGCAGTCCGGAACGATCCCCAACTCCGCGACATGGCCATCCGCCCATCAGACGCCGACAAACTCTTCGACTACTGGGTAAACTTTCTACCCGGACAGGGAAGCAGAACCATCCGCACAGAGGAAGCCGTTTGGATGGGGCTGACGAGTCTCCACGGCCTGTTTGATGGCACCCACCGGCTGAAAAGGGCATACAGATATCCTCACGACGGCTAA
- a CDS encoding uncharacterized protein (COG:T;~EggNog:ENOG410PW4Q;~InterPro:IPR000719,IPR011009,IPR017441;~PFAM:PF00069;~SMCOG1030:serine/threonine protein kinase;~antiSMASH:Cluster_8.12;~go_function: GO:0004672 - protein kinase activity [Evidence IEA];~go_function: GO:0005524 - ATP binding [Evidence IEA];~go_process: GO:0006468 - protein phosphorylation [Evidence IEA]) — protein MRIDLVSSFSLRKVLQSRPYYTGSTFLPIRPAHRFLPHCRAYTVFGTRMALVKDNSTPDMINNTVEYMPIEDVEKLERYRRGGYHPTTRGEWLNGRYRIVHKLGFGAYSTIWMARDQKTEKYVAVKITIADCNPTNSQERNILHRLGSAELKAKTHPGSAIIPSITDEFTISGPNGVHQCFVTSVGMMNLAEAKDASSFRLFQLPVARVFSAQLVLAVAYLHTQGIVHADLHPGNILILLPESMDSLSPEQFYERHGQPHHEPVTCLDQRPLPDGVPAQAVVPVWLGKASEEVSLSEAQMVVTDFGESFMPATTARHHSNTPDMLVPPETYFEPKKSLSFSADIWRLACTIWEIIGQRPLFEGFNPSVDWVVKEHVDTFGRLPLPWWQKWESRSKWFNEDGTRHGVTNSRPWVQRFNQSVQKPREEFNMQPMGDAERTAFLTMLRDMLAFEPEKRPSAERIMGYKWMQQWALPELSRMKQNMP, from the exons ATGCGCATAGATTTAGTTTCAAGCTTCAGTCTTCGGAAGGTGCTGCAAAGTCGTCCTTATTATACCGGGTCTACCTTCCTCCCTATCCGCCCCGCGCACCGCTTTTTACCACATTGCAGAGCATATACAGTATTTGGCACTAGAATGGCATTGGTGAAGGACAACAGCACTCCGGATATGATCAATAATACTGTTGAGTACATGCCTATCGAGGACGTTGAGAAACTTGAGCGGTACCGGCGAGGCGGTTATCATCCAACAACCAGAGGAGAATGGTTGAATGGCCGGTATCGTATCGTGCATAAGCTTGGCTTTGGCGCATACTCAACCATTTGGATGGCAAGAGATCAGAAAACTGAAAAATATGTCGCCGTCAAAATCACCATCGCAGACTGCAATCCAACTAACTCCCAAGAAAGGAATATTCTCCATCGACTTGGTAGTGCAGAGTTGAAAGCCAAAACTCATCCCGGCAGCGCAATCATTCCATCTATAACAGATGAATTCACCATTTCTGGGCCTAATGGTGTACATCAATGTTTTGTCACATCAGTTGGAATGATGAATTTAGCTGAGGCCAAAGATGCCTCATCTTTCCGGCTGTTCCAGTTGCCTGTGGCCAGGGTTTTCTCTGCTCAACTAGTCTTGGCAGTGGCATATCTTCATACTCAGGGCATTGTCCATGCTG ATCTTCATCCCGGTAATATTCTGATCCTTCTTCCTGAGAGTATGGACTCGCTCTCACCAGAGCAATTCTACGAAAGGCATGGACAACCTCACCATGAGCCAGTTACCTGTCTAGATCAGCGTCCACTTCCTGATGGTGTCCCCGCACAAGCTGTCGTGCCTGTTTGGCTCGGAAAAGCGAGCGAAGAAGTTTCGCTATCTGAAGCTCAGATGGTTGTCACTGACTTTGGGGAGTCTTTCATGCCAGCCACTACAGCGCGGCATCACTCCAACACGCCGGATATGCTAGTCCCCCCAGAGACTTATTTCGAACCGAAAAAgtcactttctttctctgctgATATTTGGAGGCTTGCGTGCACCATCTGGGAAATAATTGGTCAGCGTCCACTTTTCGAGGGCTTTAATCCGTCAGTCGACTGGGTAGTCAAAGAACATGTTGATACATTTGGCAGATTGCCACTGCCGTGGTGGCAGAAATGGGAATCGCGGTCAAAGTGGTTTAATGAGGACGGAACAAGACATGGTGTTACAAATTCAAGGCCCTGGGTGCAACGATTCAACCAATCAGTTCAGAAGCCTAGGGAAGAATTCAATATGCAACCGATGGGGGATGCCGAAAGGACTGCATTTCTTACTATGTTGAGAGATATGCTTGCATTCGAACCGGAAAAGAGACCATCTGCGGAGCGGATCATGGGATATAAATGGATGCAACAATGGGCTCTCCCTGAGCTATCCAGGATGAAACAGAATATGCCATAA
- a CDS encoding lipoate synthase (BUSCO:EOG0926131E;~COG:H;~EggNog:ENOG410PI7C;~InterPro:IPR031691,IPR006638,IPR007197,IPR003698, IPR013785;~PFAM:PF04055,PF16881;~antiSMASH:Cluster_8.12;~go_function: GO:0003824 - catalytic activity [Evidence IEA];~go_function: GO:0016992 - lipoate synthase activity [Evidence IEA];~go_function: GO:0051536 - iron-sulfur cluster binding [Evidence IEA];~go_function: GO:0051539 - 4 iron, 4 sulfur cluster binding [Evidence IEA];~go_process: GO:0009107 - lipoate biosynthetic process [Evidence IEA]): protein MAAASTNRLRLLYTSTRASLPQSTPSILTTRTYATTDSSTSATSTPKPRRRTAFTDKLNAGPSFGDFVSGNNDNAPLLDPSEAYALETALVGPAGRKKQMTRLPPWLKTPIPDSKNYQRLKKDLRGLNLHTVCEEARCPNISDCWGGGDKAAATATIMLMGDTCTRGCSFCSVKTSRRPAALDPHEPENTAEAISRWGLGYVVLTSVDRDDLADGGARHFAETVRKIKSKAPSTLVECLTGDYRGDLDMVALVANSGLDVYAHNIETVEALTPRVRDRRATFKQSIAVLEAAKKANPEVITKSSLMLGLGETEEQLEHALAQLRAVDVDVVTFGQYMRPTKRHMAVHEYVHPKWFEHWQRRAEELGFLYCASGPLVRSSYKAGEAFIENVLKKRRAGVSDAVAEKKVAAAVDEATR, encoded by the coding sequence ATGGCAGCCGCATCAACAAACCGTCTACGGCTCCTCTACACCTCCACGAGGGCCTCCCTCCCTCAATCCACCCCCAGCATCCTCACAACCCGCACCTACGCCACAACcgactcctccacctccgccaccagCACTCCCAAACCACGCCGCCGCACCGCATTCACAGACAAGCTCAACGCCGGCCCATCCTTCGGCGACTTCGTCTCCGGAAACAACGACAATGCGCCTCTCCTCGACCCCTCCGAAGCCTACGCCCTCGAAACCGCTCTCGTTGGCCCCGCCGGCCGCAAAAAGCAAATGACCCGTCTCCCACCCTGGCTGAAAACCCCCATCCCAGACTCCAAGAACTACCAACGCCTCAAGAAAGATTTGCGCGGTCTGAACCTCCACACCGTCTGCGAGGAAGCCCGCTGTCCCAACATCTCCGACTGCTGGGGCGGCGGCGACAAAGCCGCCGCTACCGCTACCATCATGCTCATGGGCGATACCTGTACCCGCGGTTGCAGCTTCTGCAGTGTCAAGACTAGTCGCAGGCCCGCTGCGCTGGATCCCCATGAGCCGGAGAACACGGCTGAGGCAATCTCTCGCTGGGGATTGGGGTATGTGGTGCTGACGAGTGTGGATCGTGATGATCTTGCGGATGGCGGTGCGCGCCATTTCGCTGAGACCGTGCGCAAGATTAAGTCCAAGGCGCCTAGCACCCTGGTTGAATGTTTGACTGGTGATTACCGTGGTGATCTGGATATGGTGGCACTGGTGGCTAATTCGGGACTGGATGTGTATGCGCATAACATTGAGACTGTCGAGGCTCTTACCCCCCGTGTTCGTGATCGGAGAGCTACCTTCAAGCAGAGTATTGCTGTGTtggaggcggcgaagaaggccaatCCGGAGGTTATTACGAAGTCTTCGTTGATGTTGGGTCTCGGGGAGACCGAGGAACAGTTGGAGCATGCGCTGGCGCAGTTGCgtgctgttgatgttgatgtcgtTACTTTCGGGCAGTATATGCGTCCGACGAAGAGGCATATGGCTGTGCATGAGTATGTTCATCCGAAATGGTTCGAGCATTGGCAGCGTCGTGCTGAGGAGTTGGGCTTCCTCTACTGTGCTTCTGGTCCTTTGGTGCGCAGTTCTTATAAGGCTGGTGAGGCGTTCATTGAGAATGtcttgaagaagaggcgCGCTGGGGTTAGTGACGCTgttgctgagaagaaggttgctgctgctgttgatgagGCTACTCGTTGA
- the IPI3 gene encoding putative ribosomal assembly complex component Ipi3 (COG:S;~EggNog:ENOG410PKTI;~InterPro:IPR015943,IPR001680,IPR036322,IPR017986;~PFAM:PF00400;~SMCOG1173:WD-40 repeat-containing protein;~antiSMASH:Cluster_8.12;~go_function: GO:0005515 - protein binding [Evidence IEA]) — MLSECFIASTLASSKAPASATLRDVGVCVHEFQPTLNLRSTFKKSSTAANCLAVSPSHVFAAQSEKAIVHVYSREKGNQEATVPFPERIRSIAVAGGKNGDVLVLGTQGGRLILWETCTGRQVATTASHLRPVTSLVVDPNSNFILSGSSDASIHVWSLVDLLSFTKPPSGRDRQPPNSPIRTFSNHRAAITAIAVGHSAGRYNIAVSAADDSTAIAWDYHTGRLLRTFLLPSNAKSLALDPADRAFYVGYEDGSIQSIDFYKNQSIQNPLHDPSLQSTPSQPPAEDRWAPPSADCGAAHALTLCYDGMTLLSGHQNGKVLSWTVGRKKYASTVADYTHPVTNLFMLPPNGLPHPSLDLKRVAHTIVKPRYDSSLSETSQAAGAVPADYTFSTHLLPSISSKPNSAKPDQFTEAFSHAYFPESMLEEGLAELAAFSQPTSNGAPVSSIAQGISDEDLAAKDSQISQLEAELATLKKKSSVNETARQSTTDEVTKLRSDLANLHDYINELHEKQEQAQREKILRQARKEERETRRREAWFAAEKKGKKGDAVLRKMDAEDTVMTSDTDDQSSDE; from the exons ATGCTTTCTGAATGTTTCATCGCATCGACGCTGGCGTCCAGCAAAGCGCCAGCGTCTGCGACCCTCCGCGATGTGGGAGTTTGCGTCCATGAATTCCAGCCCACGCTGAACCTGCGCTCCACCTTCAAGAAGAGCTCAACGGCGGCCAATTGCCTTGCCGTGAGTCCGTCTCACGTTTTCGCTGCGCAGTCCGAGAAAGCCATTGTGCATGTGTATAGCAGGGAGAAAGGCAACCAGGAAGCCACCGTTCCCTTCCCGGAGCGCATTCGCAGCATTGCTGTCGCCGGGGGCAAGAATGGTGATGTCCTGGTCTTGGGAACCCAAGGGGGTCGTTTGATTCTGTGGGAG ACATGCACCGGGCGACAAGTGGCTACGACAGCGTCGCATCTGCGGCCAGTGACCTCACTCGTGGTCGATCCCAATTCCAACTTCATCCTGTCGGGTTCGTCCGATGCCAGCATTCATGTTTGGTCGTTAGTGGACCTCTTATCCTTCACGAAACCTCCATCCGGCCGTGATCGTCAGCCTCCGAACTCTCCCATCCGTACCTTTTCCAACCACCGCGccgccatcaccgccatcgcTGTGGGTCACAGCGCCGGTCGATACAACATTGCTGTGTCTGCTGCAGATGATAGCACAGCCATTGCCTGGGATTATCACACCGGCCGTCTCCTGCGTACCTTCCTCTTGCCGTCCAATGCGAAGTCGCTGGCACTTGACCCGGCCGACCGGGCTTTCTATGTCGGATACGAAGATGGCAGTATCCAGTCGATCGACTTCTACAAGAACCAGTCCATCCAGAACCCTCTCCACGACCCCTCCCTTCAATCTACTCCTTCGCAGCCTCCCGCAGAAGATCGCTGGGCACCACCATCGGCTGATTGCGGCGCGGCGCATGCGCTCACCCTCTGCTACGATGGAATGACGTTGCTCTCTGGCCATCAGAATGGCAAGGTTCTCTCATGGACagttggaaggaagaagtacGCCTCGACCGTGGCAGACTACACACATCCTGTCACGAACCTGTTCATGCTTCCTCCCAACGgtctccctcatccttccctcgACCTCAAGCGGGTAGCACACACCATCGTCAAGCCCCGCTACGACTCTTCCCTGTCCGAAACCTCTCAAGCAGCTGGCGCCGTTCCAGCCGATTACACCTTTAGCACgcacctcctcccatccatctcatccaagcccaacTCTGCTAAGCCCGACCAATTCACCGAAGCCTTCTCCCACGCGTACTTCCCTGAATCCATGCTCGAAGAAGGCCTCGCCGAACTCGCTGCCTTCAGCCAGCCCACCAGCAACGGAGCCCCGGTCTCCTCGATAGCACAGGGCATTAGCGACGAAGACCTAGCGGCGAAGGATTCCCAAATATCCCAACTGGAGGCGGAACTCGCCACGCTGAAGAAAAAATCCTCTGTGAACGAGACCGCCCGCCAGTCCACAACAGACGAAGTAACTAAGCTTCGCTCTGATCTCGCCAACCTGCACGATTATATCAACGAGCTTCACGAGAAACAAGAACAGGCGCAGCGGGAGAAGATCCTCCGACAGGCGCGGAAAGAAGAGCGGGAGACCCGCCGTCGGGAGGCCTGGTTCGCAGCCGaaaagaagggcaagaagggagATGCGGTTCTCCGGAAGATGGACGCCGAGGATACCGTCATGACGAGCGATACGGATGATCAGAGCAGTGATGAGTAG
- a CDS encoding 2-deoxyribose-5-phosphate aldolase (COG:F;~EggNog:ENOG410PQA3;~InterPro:IPR011343,IPR028581,IPR002915,IPR013785;~PFAM:PF01791;~antiSMASH:Cluster_8.12;~go_component: GO:0005737 - cytoplasm [Evidence IEA];~go_function: GO:0003824 - catalytic activity [Evidence IEA];~go_function: GO:0004139 - deoxyribose-phosphate aldolase activity [Evidence IEA];~go_function: GO:0016829 - lyase activity [Evidence IEA];~go_process: GO:0009264 - deoxyribonucleotide catabolic process [Evidence IEA]), with the protein MSTPQTDAEWATLISGIQQSLPTTFPSYDISSEINRTIDHTQLALTATEQQIDDLCQEAIQHQFATVCVRLNHVSRAVQNLKEHPAVGVACVVGFHEGTYKTDEKTAEAKEAVNLGASELDMVLNYPLLQEGKFKDVYADVLEVRKAAPTPVGLKVILETSQLTREQIIAGSVLACVAGADYIKTSTGFNGPGASLENVALMRETANLVGKGTKVKASGGVRSAEDCRKMLQAGAARIGSSSGVKIMQEEKTGIASGGSGSGY; encoded by the coding sequence ATGTCTACACCACAAACCGACGCCGAATGGGCGACGCTGATCTCCGGCATCCAACAATCCCTCCCAACGACCTTCCCTTCATATGACATTTCATCTGAAATCAATCGTACCATAGACCACACTCAGCTAGCCTTGACAGCAACGGAGCAACAGATCGACGACCTCTGTCAGGAAGCCATCCAGCACCAATTCGCGACAGTCTGCGTGCGACTGAACCATGTGTCTCGAGCAGTCCAGAACCTGAAAGAACATCCAGCCGTCGGAGTAGCCTGTGTTGTTGGATTTCACGAGGGAACTTACAAGACGGACGAAAAGACAGCGGAAGCGAAGGAGGCAGTAAATCTGGGAGCGTCTGAGCTCGACATGGTGCTCAACTACCCTCTTCTACAAGAGGGGAAGTTCAAGGATGTCTATGCGGACGTGCTGGAAGTGCGCAAAGCAGCCCCGACACCCGTTGGATTGAAAGTCATCTTGGAGACGTCTCAGTTGACTCGCGAGCAGATCATAGCGGGCTCGGTGCTGGCGTGTGTAGCTGGAGCGGATTACATCAAGACTAGTACTGGGTTCAATGGGCCCGGAGCGAGCTTGGAGAACGTTGCTCTTATGCGAGAGACGGCCAATCTGGTTGGAAAGGGCACCAAGGTCAAGGCCAGTGGAGGAGTACGGTCAGCAGAGGACTGTCGCAAGATGTTGCAAGCAGGAGCAGCGCGTATTGGGAGCAGTTCGGGGGTGAAGATTatgcaggaggagaagacggGAATTgctagtggtggtagtggtagtggttaCTGA
- a CDS encoding uncharacterized protein (COG:S;~EggNog:ENOG410PYYU;~antiSMASH:Cluster_8.12), with the protein MSANQVPAFAPRRVSSYNSLADEAMIQGTGLAAPRYAPNVQPWRRQQQPQSSLSFVPSTSPRMDQAEYTTAPQPRRPVERPPVVMSPFRSVRRMKQPFQLRLPSSPSLESIASAAKEARSSRQLSGGQTLRAWRSDQNINVTSIDSFGLLPSPPLSDSLGSQSSPSSAYFSSKYESESDYGPATPKGCACVSGKEICDDCGARKQEARPTTSAHDETTNVHMAHSILVKQCRPADASLIATSPNPECMPSPVPSADSETFVRRNFSGSSMGSQRSRSGTVSSEGSWVPSSLSYCGEWLQGAPVETPGSQGERTREQSRRKCQIVQKSPPRLRTSPSDKHEICTVARKTKPKLVDISRQSSPAMSYSLPTPPQPIPSTPDLGQQEVSAFSPDTPMEMSDSGYITHPECPSPDDLRNDKDDDDDYTDAGSMSSESVGETIVCNKPTPAPPEPMSPPKLERPPKFSTSPQVQASPGRSSTMSEKEELEKWWDHEWTIDQLEHSVKDFPRNMLRLTSPVIMFIRHNNERALLKPFRDIFPNVAENLLGGLCAALIARNYVVSLASNNRRINNFSHPSPVSRLDTVPEKVATSPGMQFSPATSSRVKERVLGSRSMELRKELDRIVDNLLFAICGKADETLKSAVFVLAQVLETKN; encoded by the exons ATGTCTGCGAACCAGGTCCCAGCGTTCGCACCCAGGAGAGTATCATCCTATAATTCATTAGCGGACGAAGCCATGATCCAAGGAACTGGGCTTGCTGCTCCGCGCTATGCGCCCAATGTTCAGCCCTGGAGGAGACAGCAACAGCCCCAGAGCTCCCTTTCTTTCGTTCCCTCGACTTCTCCCCGGATGGACCAAGCCGAATATACTACAGCTCCGCAGCCACGTCGACCGGTGGAGCGTCCGCCGGTGGTCATGTCACCCTTTCGCTCTGTGCGCAGGATGAAGCAACCCTTTCAACTGCGCCTACCATCTTCGCCGTCGCTGGAAAGCATCGCATCAGCTGCAAAGGAAGCCAGATCGTCGCGACAATTGTCTGGAGGCCAAACACTGCGAGCCTGGCGCTCGGACCAAAACATCAACGTCACCAGTATAGATTCCTTCGGCCTTCTCCCCAGTCCTCCTCTTTCCGATTCTCTGGGCTCGcaatcatccccatcatccgCCTACTTCTCGTCTAAATACGAATCCGAATCAGACTATGGCCCAGCTACACCAAAAGGTTGCGCATGTGTGTCTGGAAAAGAAATTTGTGATGATTGTGGTGCTCGAAAGCAGGAGGCTCGCCCAACCACCTCGGCGCACGACGAGACAACGAATGTACATATGGCGCACTCCATATTGGTCAAGCAATGCCGACCAGCTGATGCGTCGTTGATCGCAACGTCCCCCAATCCAGAATGCATGCCATCGCCCGTCCCCTCCGCAGATTCCGAGACATTTGTGAGGCGGAACTTTTCCGGGTCGTCAATGGGGTCCCAGAGAAGCAGGTCAGGAACCGTATCTAGTGAGGGAAGCTGGGTTCCTAGCAGTCTCTCCTACTGTGGTGAGTGGCTTCAGGGCGCACCTGTGGAAACGCCTGGTTCCCAGGGCGAGAGGACTCGAGAACAGAGTCGAAGGAAATGCCAGATTGTACAGAAGAGCCCACCAAGGTTGAGGACATCACCATCTGATAAACACGAA ATCTGCACCGTTGCGAGGAAAACAAAGCCCAAGTTAGTCGATATCTCCCGACAGTCATCTCCAGCAATGAGCTATTCGCTTCCAACTCCGCCACAGCCCATCCCATCTACCCCGGATCTCGGACAACAGGAGGTATCAGCTTTCAGTCCGGACACTCCAATGGAGATGTCTGACAGTGGATATATCACTCATCCCGAGTGTCCCTCGCCCGATGACCTCCGGAACGATaaggatgacgacgatgactaCACTGATGCAGGCTCTATGAGTTCAGAGAGCGTCGGCGAGACCATTGTATGCAATAAACCGACGCCAGCTCCGCCTGAGCCGATGTCTCCGCCCAAATTAGAGAGACCACCCAAATTTAGCACATCACCCCAGGTCCAAGCATCACCTGGGCGCTCCTCGACCATGtcagagaaggaggagttaGAAAAGTGGTGGGATCACGAATGGACTATTGACCAATTGGAACATTCAGTGAAGGACTTCCCACGAAATATGCTTCGCTTAACTTCACCCGTCATCATGTTCATCCGTCACAACAACGAACGGGCACTCCTGAAACCCTTCCGCGACATCTTCCCAAATGTCGCGGAAAACCTATTAGGCGGCCTATGTGCCGCTTTGATCGCGCGGAACTATGTTGTATCCCTGGCATCGAACAACCGAAGGATCAACAACTTTTCGCATCCCTCCCCCGTGTCCCGGCTAGATACAGTGCCAGAGAAGGTAGCTACCTCACCAGGGATGCAGTTTAGTCCAGCTACCTCGTCTCGCGTCAAAGAACGTGTCCTAGGGTCCCGGAGCATGGAGCTTCGCAAAGAGCTGGACCGAATAGTGGATAACCTGCTCTTTGCTATATGCGGCAAAGCAGACGAGACGCTCAAGTCGGCCGTGTTTGTCCTCGCTCAAGTGCTTGAAACTAAGAACTGA